A window of the Miscanthus floridulus cultivar M001 chromosome 14, ASM1932011v1, whole genome shotgun sequence genome harbors these coding sequences:
- the LOC136504200 gene encoding AP-3 complex subunit delta-like, with protein MASTPAAPAVAPSLVDTLFQRSLNDLVKSLRADRSAAGEAAAVARALSEIHREIRAPDAATKSVALQKLTHLSSLHFAPVGSHPLAFPAIELLASPHLPHKRLAYLAASLSLHPASLSLLPLATHQLHKDLSPSSAGAAHQQHLSALALQLLASPAAAAAPDLPAHLAHDLVPHLARGSPRAIAAAARVIAASPSAAVPVLFKPLAACLASPDPRASTAAAAAFCDLSAPPADATPFLPLALDLYNLLTTSRSNWALIKVLKVFARLAPLEPRLAARIVDPVCQLLTRSSAMSLTFECIRTVLTALPAHDAAVRLAIGKAKEFVAADDDPNLRYLGLLALGMLGPAYASTVNDCRDAIAKSLGDADTNIRQEALHLIMGMVNENNIMDIAGMLISHVAKSDPEFANDILGAVLAACGHNVYEMVVDFDWYVSLLADMARTLHCAQGDEIGRQLVDVGLRVLDARPELVRSARTLLIDPALLGNHFLFPVLSAAAWVSGEYVDLTKDPVELVEALLQPRTSLLPISVRAVYIHAVFKVITWCFSVYVGRLGDSGMAVDVIFDRLAADQTVGSESNVALGSGEEQDIGASTVRKDPFSHESILYMINLIQTTVGPLINCNEVEVQERAHNLIGFVHLVREIQELNKRKVADGDKPSRLEELVKTMRTVFCQELGPVSVNAQMKVATPDGLILNENLVELAGIVSEDDTTPSTSIFFYPCSRHSVDTRDEPAVSIGSSSLSEHRKRHGLFYLQTGKTEDEPNDYPQANDSLPSSSNSSVNDDKLKTAELVFAGKKSTSTKSRPKVVKLDTEDFLSSMMPSANVPKEDPLSGALRDVLLGSDAKALSSQRASDINLEGMLNKTSSNESSSQQIDNLGSHPASRSSSRTSKQQNHDKEKGTNPPESDGKEPRKHRSSGRSGHRQGKHKHREKSSTQPDTIPQAPVIQDFLL; from the coding sequence ATGGCCTCCACGCCGGCGGCGCCCGCCGTGGCGCCGTCGCTGGTGGACACCCTCTTCCAGCGCTCCCTAAACGACCTCGTCAAGTCCCTCCGGGCGGACCGGTCGGCCGCCGGCGAGGCCGCGGCCGTCGCCCGCGCGCTCTCCGAGATCCACCGCGAGATCCGCGCCCCCGACGCCGCCACCAAGTCCGTCGCGCTGCAGAAGCTCACCCACCTCTCCTCGCTCCACTTCGCCCCCGTCGGCTCCCACCCGCTCGCCTTCCCCGCCATCGAGCTCCTCGCCTCGCCACACCTGCCCCACAAGCGCCTGGCCTACCTCGCCGCGTCCCTCTCGCTCCACCCGGCCTCGCTCTCCCTGCTCCCGCTCGCCACGCACCAGCTCCACAAGGACCTCTCCCCCTCCTCCGCTGGCGCCGCCCACCAGCAGCACCTCTCCGCGCTCGCGCTCCAGCTCCTCGCCTcgcccgccgcggccgccgcgcccgACCTCCCCGCCCACCTCGCGCACGACCTCGTGCCGCACCTCGCCCGCGGCAGCCCccgcgccatcgccgccgccgcacgcgtcATAGCCGCCTCGCCGTCCGCGGCCGTGCCGGTCCTCTTCAAGCCGCTGGCGGCGTGTCTCGCCTCTCCGGATCCTCGGGCGTCCACGGCGGCTGCGGCAGCCTTCTGTGATCTATCGGCGCCCCCTGCTGACGCGACCCCTTTCCTGCCGCTCGCGCTCGACCTCTACAACCTGCTCACCACCTCCCGATCCAACTGGGCTCTCATCAAGGTGCTCAAGGTGTTTGCACGACTGGCTCCTCTCGAGCCCCGCCTGGCAGCGAGAATTGTCGACCCGGTCTGCCAGCTCCTCACCCGATCTTCGGCCATGTCACTGACCTTCGAGTGCATCCGCACGGTGCTCACTGCACTGCCAGCACATGATGCCGCGGTCCGCCTCGCCATTGGGAAAGCCAAGGAGTTCGTTGCTGCTGATGACGATCCCAACCTTCGGTACCTTGGGCTTCTGGCTCTTGGTATGCTTGGCCCAGCATATGCATCCACGGTGAATGATTGTCGGGATGCTATTGCGAAGTCACTGGGTGATGCTGACACCAACATTCGCCAGGAGGCGTTGCATCTCATTATGGGGATGGTTAATGAAAACAACATCATGGACATTGCTGGTATGCTGATCAGTCATGTTGCTAAGTCAgacccagagtttgcaaatgacattCTTGGGGCTGTTCTAGCAGCATGTGGGCATAATGTGTATGAGATGGTGGTGGATTTTGATTGGTATGTTTCGCTCCTTGCGGATATGGCAAGGACCCTGCATTGTGCCCAAGGGGATGAGATTGGTCGGCAGCTTGTTGATGTAGGACTGAGAGTGTTGGATGCACGGCCAGAGCTTGTCCGTTCAGCTCGAACTCTCCTGATTGATCCTGCTTTGCTTGGAAATCACTTCCTCTTCCCTGTTCTTTCAGCGGCTGCATGGGTTTCTGGTGAGTATGTGGACTTAACGAAGGATCCTGTTGAGCTTGTTGAAGCACTCTTGCAACCAAGGACCAGCCTCCTGCCAATTTCAGTGAGAGCTGTCTACATCCATGCAGTATTTAAAGTGATTACGTGGTGTTTCAGTGTGTATGTTGGGAGATTGGGTGATTCAGGCATGGCAGTGGATGTCATATTCGACAGGTTAGCTGCTGATCAAACTGTTGGTTCAGAAAGCAATGTTGCACTTGGGTCTGGTGAAGAGCAAGATATTGGGGCGAGCACAGTGCGAAAGGACCCTTTTTCGCATGAATCTATACTTTACATGATTAACCTGATTCAAACAACAGTTGGTCCACTCATTAACTGCAATGAAGTAGAAGTCCAGGAGAGAGCACACAACCTgattggttttgtccatttagtAAGAGAAATTCAAGAGTTGAACAAAAGGAAGGTTGCTGATGGTGACAAGCCAAGCAGGTTAGAAGAGCTTGTTAAGACTATGCGGACAGTATTCTGTCAAGAACTAGGTCCTGTTTCTGTGAATGCACAGATGAAGGTGGCCACTCCAGATGGCCTTATCCTGAATGAAAATCTTGTTGAACTTGCTGGCATTGTGAGTGAAGATGATACTACTCCCTCAACTTCAATCTTTTTCTATCCTTGCAGTCGTCATTCTGTAGATACCAGAGACGAGCCTGCAGTGTCAATTGGTTCGTCTTCTCTTTCTGAGCATCGCAAGAGGCATGGACTCTTTTATCTCCAAACAGGGAAAACTGAGGACGAGCCAAATGATTACCCTCAAGCTAACGATTCTCTACCATCTTCTAGCAATAGTTCTGTTAATGATGACAAGTTGAAGACTGCTGAACTTGTATTTGCTGGGAAAAAGTCGACGTCCACGAAATCTAGACCAAAAGTAGTTAAGTTGGATACTGAGGATTTCCTCAGTTCTATGATGCCTAGTGCAAATGTTCCAAAAGAAGACCCCTTGTCTGGTGCTCTACGTGATGTGCTCTTGGGTAGTGATGCTAAGGCATTGTCTTCACAAAGGGCTTCAGATATAAACTTGGAAGGAATGCTAAACAAAACAAGCAGTAATGAATCTAGCTCTCAGCAGATAGATAATTTAGGAAGCCATCCTGCTTCACGTTCTAGTAGTAGAACAAGTAAGCAACAAAACCATGATAAAGAGAAAGGTACAAATCCTCCTGAAAGTGATGGCAAAGAACCAAGAAAGCACAGAAGCTCTGGTAGAAGTGGACATCGTCAAGGAAAACATAAGCATAGAGAAAAGTCTAGTACTCAGCCTGATACTATACCTCAAGCTCCAGTCATTCAAGATTTCCTTCTATAG